A stretch of DNA from Vibrio gallaecicus:
AGTAGATAGCACAGTGATCCAGTGTTTTGAGTAAGCGCTTAGTTTTTTCTGTAGTGATGGAATGGTAAAGCGTTGAAGCGAGGAATAATAAAATAATGCTACTGCCATACACCGCCATGCTGATCATGGTTAATGCATCAGCTTCGAAGGTATAAGCCCTAACCAGTAGAAGAACTAAGCCAACAACGCCCAGTATTACTCCTAAACCATGAGTAATAGCATTCGCGCGTTCTTCTTTTTCACAGTACTCACTCGCAGATGAGGCGGACATAAAAACCAACTAGATTAATAGAATATTTAATCTAGTATTACACATTAAGCTTACACGTGTAAGCTTAAATAAATAACAGGCTCAAAGTTAACGATATGCTTTCAAATAATACTAAGCCAAAAACTAGAAACCAATTAAGAAACCGACTCTAGATATTCAATCACTCGCTTACCGGCTTCTTCAGGAGGAGTATCAAGCGGCAAACTTAACTGTCGTTTTAACTGACCAATACCAAGTAAGCTGGCTAGCATACCTTTGGCGCCGTGACGATTTCGGTCAATCTCAAACCATAATTGCAGCTCAGTTTCGCTTCGATGAGCCACAACTTCAAGTTCTCTCCAGCGCCCATGGTAAGGACCTGTCGTTGGAACAAACTCAAACTCTTGGACAAAAGGAAGCTCAAAACCATCTACCGCTTCACATTCCACCTGGCGAATACGAAGACCTTGTTCTTCTAACTCACTGAGAATGCTGTCGAGCAATTTATCAGGTCGAACCGTTAAGATATCTTTATCTGATGGATCAACCGCCATCGCGATATCTAACCCCGTTTCCAACCAAACTTTCGCATCACCAATAGTGACAGGAGTATTGAGTGGGACATCCAACTCGCACTCAAAATCACGAGTTTCGCCGGGCTGAATGGTAAACGCATAAGGTAGGCTCCACTTCACCAAAGAGTAAGTTTGGTGCATACGGCGAGTTTGTGAACTTTCGCGCCCATTTGAATCAACCGGCACTTCTTTTATGTAGCGACAGCACAGGTTCAAATCAATATTATCGATCTCTTGCGCTTGGGAACCACCATAAACATGTACAGTTATGTTGGCTTTTTCGCCTGGATAAAGCACTTCCTGTTGCAAAACTGAATCCACTTTTGCAGATCCAATGCCAAAGCTGGCTAACGTTTTCTTGAAGAACGACATATGCACCTCCTTTAAAACATCATCTTAAGCCTTAAATAGGATCAAACTCAAATCTATTTCTCTTACTATTTTAGCTCGATTTGTGAACGTTTCTTATCCAACGGTCGATCGAAGGGTAAGATAGTGATAATCTATTCTTGATATGCATGCATATCATTATCCTGACTAATCGTTTGGATTGGCGAAAGCCAGAAGAGCCAAACTTCAAGTAATTGAAGCTCAACTCATGATTAGTCAGGCCATTAGATTGGCAATGGATATGCCTGACCGTTAGGTAAAAAATGCGCCCAACAGCTGTCAGGTCTTCGCACACCAACCGTAGTGCGATGCGTCGTCGTAGTGGCTTTGTCACTGCACCAACGGCAAAGAAAATGGCTCCTGCAATGACTTTAGTGGAAAAGGCTGCTTTATTAGCACCTGCTTCAGTAAAAGTTACTCAAGCCGCTTAACAAAAAGCGCAGTATTTACTGCGCTTTTTTCTTTTCTTCACTTTCCCACTCTGCTTTTATTCACTCTTCCACGTTGGTATTCCCGACCTGATTTGATACCTTTAGCAAAAATCATTATAAATATTGTGGAGAAAGCTGCATGAAGTGCCATCGAATTGAAGAGTTATTGGAACTGATGGAGCCTGAATGGCAAAAAGACCAAGAACTGAACTTGCTCGAATTTATCATCAAGCTATCACAAGAGGCCGGTTACGAAGGTAAACTTGAAGATCTCACCGACGACGTGCTGATCTACCACCTAAAAATGCGTAACAGCCAAAAAGACGACATGATTCCTGGTCTTAAAAAGGATCAAGAAGATGATTTTAAAACTGCAATTTTAAAAGCTCGAGGCATTATTTAGTCCTTCGAAGCTCATCATCTAAAACGATATCAAACTCAAAAGCGGCCTTAGTGGTCGCTTTTTTGTTTCTGTTCGCTACTTTTTCATCACAACTGTTATGAGTTTTGTTGTTAAAGGTTGATAGCGTTAAAGAAATTAGAACAATATTGCCGTTATAATCGCCATCCATAAGAATCTTCTAAAATAGTAATAATGAACTGCACTAAGTTTCGACCCTTCGATGTTTACTGTAGGTTTTTATTACCCGATTCACTTAAAAATCATTATTTCAAAGCAATGTCGTAGAGTGCTATCAATAAGAAATGGCACCAAATGCCACAAAAAGGATATCCCATGAGTCAGGATAAAATCGATATCAAAGATGTGACTCCTAAAACCTTTAACCCAAAGACACATAAAGGTAACGGAGATCGATTTAACCCAAGTAACCGTATTTACGTACGTGAAAGTAAAGGTAAATTCCAGCAATTACGTCGTTATGGCGGTTGGTTCTTACTGCTACTTTTTGCCCTTATTCCGTGGATACCATTTGGTGAACGACAAGCGATCTTATTGGATATCGGTAGCCAACAATTTAACTTCTTTGGCACTACTTTATACCCTCAAGATCTGACTTTACTCGCCATATTATTTGTTATCGCGGCTTTTGCTCTCTTTTTTATAACCACCTTCTTAGGTCGGGTTTGGTGTGGTTATCTTTGCCCACAAACCGTTTGGACCTTTATGTATATTTGGTTCGAAGAGAAACTAGAAGGCGCAGCTAACAAACGAAGAAAACAAGATTCAGGGAAGCTCACCCCTAACTTGTTAATGCGTAAAACGCTTAAACACATAGCCTGGATAGCCATAGCCCTTGCCACCGGCTTCACATTTGTTGGTTACTTTATCCCTGTAAAAGAACTGGTCGTCGATTTCTTTACCTTTAATGCATCATTTTGGCCAGCCTTTTGGATTCTATTCTTTGCGGGCTGTACTTATGCAAATGCCGGCTGGATGCGTTCGATAGTATGCTTACACATGTGTCCATACGCTCGATTCCAATCTGCAATGTTTGATAAAGATACTTTCATTGTTGGTTATGATCCTAAACGCGGTGAAAGCCGAGGACCTCGTTCTCGTAAAGCTGATCCAAAAGCACTTGGTCTTGGTGACTGTATTGACTGTAATTTATGTGTTCAGGTGTGCCCAACAGGGATAGATATCCGTGATGGTTTGCAATATGAGTGCATTAACTGCGGCGCATGTATTGATGCTTGTGATAAAACAATGGATCGCATGGGCTACGAGAAAGGTCTAATCAATTACACAACTGAGCATCGACTCGATGGCCACGATACAAAAGTCATGCGTCCTAAACTGCTAGGGTATGGTGCTATATTATTAATTATGATTGGTCTGTTCTTCGTTCAGATAGCCAGTGTCGACCCTGCAGGTTTGAGTGTATTAAGAGACCGTAACCAATTGTTTAGAGTTAACAATGAAGGTTTTATTGAAAACACTTACACACTTAAAATCATTAATAAAACCCAGCAACTTCAGGAATACACGTTCAATGTTGAAGGCATACCTAATGTTACTTGGTACGGAAAACAATCGGTAGAAGTGCAGCCAGGTGAAGTATTGAATTTACCTATAAGCTTAGGGGCTGATCCTGAAAAACTCAGCTCACCGGTTTCTACAATTCAGTTTATACTCTCTGATAGTGAAGAATTTACCATTGAAGTAGAAAGCCGCTTTATTAAGAAGCTGTAACTGCACAATTAACGGAAAAAGGCTCAGTAATGAGCCTTTTTTATTTTATGACTATGCAAGCCTTTAACTTTGATAACTTAACGCCCGACTTCATGTGGTACGCCCTTGAAAGCATTGGTGTCCGCGCTGAGTCTGGTCTTCTGG
This window harbors:
- a CDS encoding YihD family protein, encoding MKCHRIEELLELMEPEWQKDQELNLLEFIIKLSQEAGYEGKLEDLTDDVLIYHLKMRNSQKDDMIPGLKKDQEDDFKTAILKARGII
- a CDS encoding sporulation protein yields the protein MSFFKKTLASFGIGSAKVDSVLQQEVLYPGEKANITVHVYGGSQAQEIDNIDLNLCCRYIKEVPVDSNGRESSQTRRMHQTYSLVKWSLPYAFTIQPGETRDFECELDVPLNTPVTIGDAKVWLETGLDIAMAVDPSDKDILTVRPDKLLDSILSELEEQGLRIRQVECEAVDGFELPFVQEFEFVPTTGPYHGRWRELEVVAHRSETELQLWFEIDRNRHGAKGMLASLLGIGQLKRQLSLPLDTPPEEAGKRVIEYLESVS
- the ccoG gene encoding cytochrome c oxidase accessory protein CcoG, whose amino-acid sequence is MSQDKIDIKDVTPKTFNPKTHKGNGDRFNPSNRIYVRESKGKFQQLRRYGGWFLLLLFALIPWIPFGERQAILLDIGSQQFNFFGTTLYPQDLTLLAILFVIAAFALFFITTFLGRVWCGYLCPQTVWTFMYIWFEEKLEGAANKRRKQDSGKLTPNLLMRKTLKHIAWIAIALATGFTFVGYFIPVKELVVDFFTFNASFWPAFWILFFAGCTYANAGWMRSIVCLHMCPYARFQSAMFDKDTFIVGYDPKRGESRGPRSRKADPKALGLGDCIDCNLCVQVCPTGIDIRDGLQYECINCGACIDACDKTMDRMGYEKGLINYTTEHRLDGHDTKVMRPKLLGYGAILLIMIGLFFVQIASVDPAGLSVLRDRNQLFRVNNEGFIENTYTLKIINKTQQLQEYTFNVEGIPNVTWYGKQSVEVQPGEVLNLPISLGADPEKLSSPVSTIQFILSDSEEFTIEVESRFIKKL